CGGGCTCGACCTCGGCATGACGGTGATCGACACGGCGGAAATGTATGCCGACGGCGGGGCCGAAGAGGTGGTCGGCGACGCGATCGGCGGGCGGCGCGACGAGGTCTTCCTCGTCAGCAAGGTGCTGCCCTACAATGCCAGCCGCACCGGCACCGTCGCGGCCTGCGAGGCGAGCCTCAGGCGGCTCGGCACCGACCATATCGACCTTTACCTCCTGCACTGGCGTGGCCGCCATCCACTGGCGGAGACGGTCGAGGCCTTCGAGGGGCTGAAGGCCGCGGGCAAGATTGGCGCCTGGGGCGTTTCCAATTTCGACGAACCGGACATGAGGGAACTGCTCGGCGCCGCCGAGCCGGCCCGGCCCGCCGCCAACCAGATCCTCTACAATCTCGCCCGCCGCGGCATCGAATACGATCTCCTGCGCTGGAGCCAGGTGCAGGGCATCCCGCTCATGGCCTATTCGCCGCTCGACGAGGGCCGGCTGATCGGCCATCCGGCGCTGGAGGAGATCGGCCGCATCCACAATGCGACGAGCGCCCAGGTCGCCCTCGCCTTCCTGCTAACGCGGGCGAATGTCATCGCCATCCCGAAGTCCGGCTCGCCGGACCGGGTGCGCGAAAATTTCAAGGCCTCCGAGATCCGCCTGACTTCGGAAGACCTCCGCCTCCTCGACGAAGCCTTCCCGCCCCCGACGCGCAAGCGGCCGCTGGAGATGATCTGAAACGAAAAGGGCTTTCCGCCAAGACGGAAAGCCCTTCGTTTTTTCAGTCGCTTTTGCTGTCTTTCAACAGCTCACATTCCCTGCGGACCGCGGTTCATCGCGGCGATGCCGGTGCGGCAGACTTCCACGAGGCCAAGCGGCTTCATGATCGCTACGAACTGGTCGATCTTGGAGGACTTGCCGGTGATCTCCAGGATGAAATGCTCGGTGGTCGCATCGACGACCTTGGCATGGAAGGCGTCGGCGAGGCGCAGCGTCTCCTGACGCATCTCGCCGGAACCGACGACCTTCACCAGCGCCACTTCGCGCTCGATGGGACGCTCCTGGCCGAGCACCTTGGCGCGGACGGTAAGGTCGACCACGCGATGGACCGGCACGATGCGCTCGAGCTGCGACTTGATCTGCTCCAGCACGCCCGGCGTGCCGCGCGTGACGATGGTGATGCGCGAAAGATGCGCCTCATGCTCGGTCTCGGAAACTGTCAGGCTCTCGATATTGTAGCCGCGGCCGGAGAACAGGCCGATGACGCGGGCAAGGACGCCCGGCTCGTTGTCGACGAGCACCGAGAGCGTATGGCTCTCGGCAACCTGCGTTTCCTTGGCGATGAAATAGGCGGAGCCCGTGGGCTGAAGGTGTGCGTTCATGGGTTCTCTACCTTATATCAAACGAGCTGGCGGCCCTTGGCGTCGATCGCGTTGGCGACCGCTTCGTCCGTGGCCTCGTCGGGCAGCAGCATTTCGTTATGCGCCTTGCCCGAGGGGATCATCGGGAAGCAGTTCGCGAGATTCGCCACGCGGCAGTCGAAGATGACCGGGCGCTTGACGTCGATCATCTCCTGGATGGCCGCATCGAGATCGGCCGGCTTGTCGCAGGCGATGCCGACGCCGCCATAGGCCTCCGCCAGCTTGACGAAGTCGGGCATGGCTTCCGTGTAGGAGTTCGACAGGCGGTTGCCGTGCAGCAGCTGCTGCCACTGGCGCACCATGCCCATATACTGGTTGTTCAGGATGAAGATCTTGACCGGCAGGTTATACTGCACGGCGCAGCTCATTTCCTGGATGCACATCTGGATCGAGGCGTCGCCGGCAATGTCGATGACGAGGCTGTCGCGATGCGCGACCTGCACGCCGATGGCCGCCGGGAAGCCGTAGCCCATCGTGCCGAGGCCGCCCGAGGTCATCCAGCGGTTCGGCTGCTCGAAGCCGTAGAACTGCGCCGCCCACATCTGGTGCTGGCCGACTTCCGTCGTGATATAGGTATCGCGGTCCTTGGTCAGCTCGTAGAGCCGCTGGATCGCATATTGCGGCATGATGACGTCGGGGCTCGGCGTATAGGCGAAGGAATTGCGCGCCCGCCACTTGGCAATCGACGTCCACCAGTCGGCCTGGACTGCCTTGTCGTAGTCCTTCGCGCCGGCGCGCCACTGGCGGACCATGTCCTCGAGGACGTTGCCGACATCGCCCAGGATCGGAACGTCGACGCGGACGTTCTTGTTGAACGAGGACGGGTCGATGTCGATGTGGATCTTCTTCGAGTTCGGCGAGAAGGCATTCAGGCGGCCGGTGATGCGGTCGTCGAAGCGCGCGCCGATGCAGACCATGACGTCGCAATCATGCATCGCCATGTTCGCCTCGTAGGAGCCGTGCATGCCCAGCATGCCCAGCCAGTTCTTGCCGGAGGCCGGATAGGCGCCGAGGCCCATCAGCGTGGAGGTGATCGGGAAGCCGGTGATCTCGACCAGCTCGCGCAAGAGGCGCGAGGCTTCCGGACCGGAATTCACGACGCCGCCGCCGGAATAGATGATCGGCCGGCGGGCGGACTTCATCAGGCTGACGGCGGCCGCGATCTGGTTGGCGTCGCCCTGAACCTTCGGCTGGTAGCTCTTCTGGATGGGCGCGTCGGACGGCGGCGTATAGGTGCCGGTCGCGAACTGGACGTCCTTCGGGATATCGACGACGACGGGACCGGGACGGCCGGACTGCGCGACGCGGAACGCCTCGTGGATGATGCGGGCGAGATCGTTGACGTCCTTGACCAGCCAGTTGTGCTTGGTGCAGGGGCGCGTGATGCCGACCGTGTCGCATTCCTGGAAGGCGTCCGATCCGATGAGCGTGGTCGGAACCTGACCGGTGAGGCAGACGAGCGGGATGGAATCCATCAGGGCGTCCTGCAGCGGCGTGACGGCATTGGTCGCGCCGGGGCCGGAGGTGACGAGCATGACGCCGACCTTGCCGGTGGAGCGGGCATAGCCTTCGGCCATGTGGCCGGCGCCCTGCTCGTGGCGCACGAGGATGTGCTCGATGTCTTCCTGCTGGAAGATCTCGTCATAGATTGGCAGGACGGCGCCGCCCGGATAGCCGAAGATATGTTCAACGCCATTGTCTTTCAGGGCCTGCAAGACAATTTCGGCGCCCGTCATCTGGTTTTCTGTTCCGCTCATCGGATTTCCGTCCGTCTCTTTTCGCATTTCGGGTGATTATCGAATTTCTGGGCATAAAAAAAGGCCCCTGGAGGAGCCTGCTTACCGCGCATGGGTGCTTTCGCCGGGTGGTTACACCACCTTGCCCATGCGCCTTCCCACCACAAGAATGATAGCCGTCAGATTTTTCATGGGGCGAATTGTTAGACACAAAGCAAAGGCGCGTCAACGCCTTTCGGTTCGTTTCGCTACGGTACGCCCTCCATCCCGGCTGCAAAGACCCGCAAACGGCCGCCTCAACCCGAAACGTCTTATTAAGCGGCATTCGCTAGGCTGGCGGTTGGTGGCAAGGAGCGCCGGGCGTGCTGAACAATGATTTCCAGACCTCTCTGACGGCAGGCGAGCAGGATCGCCGCGACGGGCTGGCGCCTGGAAACCGCCTGCTCGGCCGCGTCGTCGCCTGCAACGGCTCGCGCGCGACGATCAGCGCCGTGGCCGAGGGCGGCGAGACGGCGCTGACGGAATTGTGGTCCGTCGGACGCCTCATCTCCATCTCCGTCGGCCGCAACCGCGTCGTCGCCCTTGTCTATTCCATGGCCGCCGACCAGCAGAACTGGATCGACAACCGCGACACGGTCTTCCGCATCGAGGTCGAGCTTCTGGGCGAGGTGAATGTCAGCGCGGACGGCCGGGAGGAATTCTCCGCCGGCATCACCGACTACCCTTATCTCGGCGCCATCGCGCACCGCATCCGCGCCTCCGACCTTGCCAAGGTCTACGACACCGGCAAGAACGACGTCTGCGTCATCGGCAAGCTGACGCAGGACGAGAGCCTCGATGCGACGATCCACGTGCCCTCCATGCTGGAGAAGCACTTCGCCATCGTCGGCACCACCGGCGTCGGCAAGTCCACCTCCGTGACGCTGCTCTTGCACAAGGCGATCCAGGCCGACCCGAGCCTGCGCGTGCTGATCCTCGATCCGCATAACGAATTCGCCTCCGCCTTCGGCGACCTTGCCGTCGTCATCGATACCGATACGCTGGACCTGCCCTTCTGGCTGTTCCGGCTGGAGGAACTGGCCGAGGTGATCTTCCGCGGCCGCCCGCCGGTGCCGGAGGAGATGGACATCCTGCGCGACCTCATTCCCGAGGCCAAGCGCGCCTTCCGCGGCTCCAACGAAAGCGGCGTGATGCGCCGCGCAAGCGAGAAGAGCTCGATCACCGCCGATACGCCGGTGCCCTTCCGCATCGCGGATCTGCTGGCGCTCGTCGACGAGCGCATCGGCCGCCTCGAAGGCCGGGCGGAGAAGCCGCACCTGCGCTCGCTCAAGGTCAAGATCATGTCGGCGATCAACGACCCGCGCTACCATTTCATGTTCTCCTCGAACACGATCACCGACACGATCCTCGACACCATCGCCCGCATCTTCCGCATTCCCGGCGAAGGCAAGCCGGTGACGACCTTCCAGCTCGCCGGCATCCCGTCGGAAGTGGTCAATTCCGTCGCCTCGGTGCTCTGCCGCATGGCCTTCGAGATCGGCCTGTGGAGCAATGGCGGCGTGCACATGCTGGTCGTCTGCGAGGAGGCGCACCGCTACGTGCCGGCCGACCCGAGGCTCGGCTTCGCCCCGACCCGCCAGGCCATCGCCCGCATCGCCAAGGAAGGCCGCAAATACGGCGTGTCGCTCGGCATCATCACCCAGCGCCCCGGCGAACTCGACCCGACCATCCTTTCCCAGTGCTCGACGATCTTCGCCATGCGCCTTGCCAACGAGCACGACCAGGAGATCATCCGCTCGGCGATCCCCAATTCGTCGTCCTCGACGACGAGCTTCATTTCCTCCATCGGCAACGGCGAGGCCATCGCCTTCGGCGAGGCCGTGGCGGTGCCGATGCGCATGCGCTTTTCCCGCGTGGAATCGAACCGCCTGCCGAAGGCCGGCAGCTCCGGCGTGAAGACCAGCGAGGACACCCCGCAAAGCGTCGACCTCCGATCGATCGTCGCCCGCATGCGCGCGGTCTCCGGCCCGGACATCTCCAACTTCCAGAATGCCTATCTCGCCTCGCAGGGCCAGGGCACCACGCTGCCGACGGGCTACGAAGATACGCCCTACGAGGACGAGGAAGACTATATCGAGACGCTCCAGGCCGCGGCGCCCGCCCGCCCGGCCGCGCCGCCGCCCGAGCCCTACCGGCCCGACATGCTCCCTGGCGCGGGTAGCGTCTACGAGCCCTCGCCGCAGGAGCGGTTCGACGCCATCCGCCGGGAACTGGCCGAGCCGCAACGCCCCGCCGCCGATCCCTATCGCCAGCCGCAGCGCCCCGCCTTCGGCGAGCAGCAGGAGCCGCGCCGCGAGGGCTCCATCCGCGAACAGCTCCTCAAGAAGCCGCTCAGCAGCCTGATCAGGCGCTAGAGGCCAGCGGATCGATCCGCCGCCAGCTCTCGTCGAGCTGGTTGCGGAACCAGGTCATCTGGCGCTTGGCATATTGCCGTGTCGCCGCCGCGCCGCGCTCGATGACCTGCGCCTCGCTCATATCGCCGGCCAGCATGGCCGCGATCTGCGGCACGCCGATCGCCTTCATCACCGGCATGGCGGGCGAAAGCTCCAGCGCCAGCAGTGCCTTCACCTCCTCCACCGCCCCCGTTTTCAGCATCCCGGCGAAGCGCCGGTCGATGCGGGCGGCAAGCACCGCGCGATCCGGCAGAACGACGATCTTTTCCGCCCGCGCGGCATCGATCACCGCCGGCCCCGCCGCCGCCTGGAAATGGGCAATCGACCGGCCGGTCGTCTCCAGCACTTCGAGCGCCCGCAGGATGCGCTGCCCGTCGCCCGGCATGAGGCGCCGGGCCGTTTCCGCATCGCGCTCGGCCAATTCCTTGTGCAGCGCCTCGGATCCTTCCGCCGCAAGCCGGGCGCGCAGGCGCTCGCGCACGTCATCGGAAATGACCGGCATGTCGGAAAGGCCGCCAGTCAGCGCGCGGAAATAGAGGCCCGTGCCGCCGACGAAGACGGGAAGCTTTCCCCGCGCCCGCAATTCGCCGACAAGGGCCGTCGCCTCGCGCAGCCAGTCGCCGGTGGAATAGGCCGCGCCCGCCGGCACATGGCCGTAGAGCCGGTGCTCGATGCCGCCCATGTCCTCCGGCTGCGGGCGGGCCGTCAGCACGTTCAGCGTGTCGTAGACCTGCATGCTGTCCGCATTGACCACGACGCCGCCGTGCTCGGCCGCCAGCCGCACGGCAAGCGCGGACTTGCCGCTCGCCGTCGGGCCCGTTATCAGGATCGCGTCCCGCATTCGATCAAGGTTTCTCATCATGGCTTTCGTTGCCACGCTTGTCGCCAATCCGTCAAATCCTGTTCTGACGCCCGCCATCGCCGAAAAGGCCGCGGATGCGGTCAAGGCATCCGGCCTCTACTGGCTCGCCGACGGCATCGCCTGCGATATCGCGCTGCGCGACGACAGCGACATCCACGCCACCCGCGACGCGATCCTCGCGGTCATCGCCGGCGCGCCAATCGACCTTGCCGTGCAGGAAGCCGAGACGCGGCGCAAGAAGCTGCTGATCGCCGACATGGATTCGACCATGATCGGCCAGGAATGCATCGACGAACTGGCGGCGGAAGTCGGCCTGAAGGACAAGGTCGCCGCCATCACCGCCCGGGCTATGAACGGCGAAATCGCCTTCGAGCCCGCCCTTCGCGAGCGCGTCGCGCTGCTGAAGGGCCTGCCGGTCTCCGTCATCGGCGAGGTGATCGAAAAGCGCATCACGCTGACGCCCGGCGGGCGCGAACTCATCTCGACCATGAAGGCGAAGGGCTATTACACCGCCCTCGTCTCCGGCGGCTTCACCGTCTTCACCAGCCGCATCGCCGAAACGCTCGGCTTCGACGAGAACCGCGCCAATATCCTGCTCGACGCCGACGGCAGGCTCACCGGCGAGGTCGCCGAGCCGATCCTCGGCAAGCAGGCCAAGGTCGATGCGCTGGTCGAGATTTCCGCGCGCCTCGGCATTTCGCCGGAGGAGGCCATGGCCGTCGGCGACGGGGCCAACGACCTCGGCATGCTGCACCTTTCCGGCGCCGGCGTCGCCCTGCACGCCAAGCCCGCCGTCGCGGCCGAAGCGAAGATCCGCATCGACCACGGCGACCTCACCGCCCTTCTTTATCTGCAGGGCTACCGCAAATCGGACTTCATGACAGGTTGATGATCATCACCACGACGACGCGCCTTACCCTGCGCAACTGGGAGGAGAAGGATCGGGAGCTCTTTCACGAGATCAATTCCGATCCCGTCGTCATGGAATTCTTCCCCTTCCTGCGCACGCGCGCCCAGTCCGACGAGCTCTTCGAGCGCCTTCGCGACATCATCGCGCAAACCGGCCTCGGCTTCTTCGCGCTTGCCAACCGCGTGACGGATGAAGCCATCGGCTTTTGCGGCCTCTCGCGCCTGACGGATCGGCTGGAGCCCTTCGTGCCCGCCGGTGCAGTCGAGATCGGCTGGCGCCTCGCCCGACGCCATTGGGGCAAGGGCTACGTCACCGAAGCCGCCGAAAGGCTCCTGGAGTTCGGCTTCGAGGATAAGGGCCTCGAGGAGATCGTTTCCTTTGCCGTGGCAGGCAACACACGCTCCATCGCGGTCATGAAGCGCATCGGCATGGTGGCCGCACCGGATCGCGATTTCGATATGCCCGGCATCGAGGACGAACGCGCGGAGCTTCGCCGGCATGTGCTCTACACGCTCGACCACGTCACATGGCAGAAGAAAAACCGCTGACGAGGGACAGGGTATAGGATGGCGGCAGCGCCCGGAGCGAGGGTAACGAGAAAAGGCCGCTGAAGCAAAGCTGCAGCGGCCTGAATCTCTTTCTCGGAAATTGATGCCAAACCCCTGACGGGACTCGGCTTTCCGTCAGTCGATGCGCACGGTGATGTAGCGCAGCGCGCCGGTGCGGTTGGAGACCATCATCAGCACGTTGCGCCGGTCCTCCGATTTCAGCTTGGCGACACGGCTCTTGACCTCTTCCGCCGTCGTGACGGCCTCCTGGCCGACCTCGACGATCACGTCGCCCGGCACGATGCCGCGCTCGGCGGCGGCCGAGCCCGGCGCGACCTCGGTGATCACCACGCCCTTGACGCTTTCGACGATGTTGAAAGTCTTGCGCGCATCCTCATCGAGTTCGCCGATGCCCATGCCGAGAACGGTCTCGATGTTCTTCGGCAGCGCCTGCTCCTCGGTATCGGGGGCCGTTCCCTCCTCGGTCGTGCCCTCGTCCGGCGTCGCCTCGTCGGCGGGATCCGCCTGCTTTTCCCCGTCTTCCAGGCGGCCGAGCGTGATCTTGACGGTCATTTCCTTGCCGCCGCGCAGAAGCACGACGTCGACCGCCTTGCCCACCGGGCTTTCGGCGACGACGCGCGGCAGGTCGCGCATCTCGTGCACGTCCTTGCCGTCGAAGCGGACGATGACGTCGCCCGTCATGATCGAGCCGTTGTCGACCGGCCCGCCCTTGATGACGCCCGCGACCAGCGCCCCCTTGGTCTCCGTCATGCCGAGGCTTTCGGCAATGTCGTCGGTGACCGGCTGGATGCGCACGCCGAGCCAGCCGCGGCGCGTCTCGCCGTAGTCGCGAAGCTGGAGGAAGATATTCTCGGCAAGCTCCGTCGGCACGGAGAAGCCGATGCCGATCGAGCCGCCCGACGGCGAAATGATCGCCGTGTTGATGCCGATGACCTCGCCCTTCATGTTGAACAGCGGGCCGCCGGAATTACCGCGGTTGATGGCGGCATCCGTCTGGATGAAGTTGTCGTAGGGGCCGGCATTGATGTTGCGGCCGCGCGCGGAGATGATGCCGACGGTCACCGAGCCGCCGAGGCCGAACGGATTGCCGATCGCCATCACCCAGTCGCCGATGCGCATGGTGCGGGAATCGCCGAAGGGCACGGCCTTCAGCGGCGCCTTCGGCTCCACCTTGAGGAGCGCGAGGTCGGTCTTCGGGTCGGTGCCGACCAGCTTGGCCTTCAGCTTGGAACCGTTGGCGAAGTTCACCTCGATGTCGTCGGCGCCCTCGATGACGTGGTTGTTGGTGGCGATGAAGCCCTTGGGGTCGATCACGAAGCCGGATCCCAGCGAATTGACCGTCTGGGGCTGGTTCGAGCCGTCCTCGCCCTTGAAGAAATCGTCGAAGAAATCCTGGAAGGGCGAGCCTTCCGGCACCTGCGGGATGGGCGCCTTGTCGTCGCTCTTGACGTTCTGCGAGGTGGAGATGTTGACCACCGCGTCGAGCAGGCCCTCGGCGAGATCGGCGACGGATTCGGGGCCTGCGGGCTTCACCTCGGCCCTTGCCGGAACGGCGAGCGGCCCTGCGCCGAGCGAAAGGCTCACCGCGAGCGCGAGTGCCGCATGGGCTACATTGGACCTGGTCTTCAAAGCCATGTTCGGCATCCTCTTTCGTCTGCTGGGTCGCGGCCAGTCTTTGCCTGCCATGAGGCGAAAATCAGTCGGCCGCGATGATTTGCCGTCAAGTCTTGCCCGCATTGGCCACCGGCCGCAAGGGCGGGCTTCACACCCCGCGGATGAACCATACCATCAGCACGCCAAGCGCGACGGCGACGAGCCCGGAGGTGCGCAACTGGTTCTCCGGAATCTGCGGCAGCATTTGCGCCATGCGCCTCAAAACCGAAGGGGCCAGTGCGTACACCAGCCCCTCGATGATCAGAAAGAACGCGATCCCCGTCAGGAAATCGGACACGGAAGCGTTCTCAGTTTGCCGTGGAGGGCGTCGCCGCCGCGCCGTTGGTCGCACCCGAGGCTGCCGCGGGCTTCTGGCCCGACGCATCCTCGAAGAAGCGGAAGAACTCCGAACGCGGCGACAGGACGAGCGTCGTGTCGGCCGAATTCATCGAGTTGCGGTAGGCGCTCATCGAGCGGTAGAACTCGAAGAAGTCCGGGTCCTGCGAGAAAGCTTCGCCGAAGACGCGGTTGCGCTCGCCCTCGCCCTCGCCTCGCAGGATTTCCGAATCGCGCTGGGCGGCCGCGACGAACTCGACGACCTGACGGTCGGCGATGGCACGGCGGCGCTGGCCTTCCTCGTTACCGCGGGCGCGGATGAGCTCGGCTTCCGCAAGACGCTCGGCCTTCATGCGGTCGTAGGTCTGCTGCGAGACCTCCTGCGTGAGGTCGGTACGGCGGATGCGCACGTCGGAGATGGTAAGGCCGAGGTTCGAAGCGTCGTTCGTCAGCTCGCCGCGAACTTCGCGCATCATCGAGGCGCGCTCTTCCGACAGCGCGGATTCGAAGCCGCGCAGACCGTAGACCCGGCGCAGGGCCGCGTCGAGACGGGTACGCAGGCGCGCTTCCGCCGCTTCGCGGTCGCCCGAGACCGCTTCACGGAAGCGGCGTGCATCGGTGATCTTGTAGACCACGAAGGCATCGACCTCGTAGAACTTGCCGCCCGAGACCTGGACACGGATATCGTCGAGGTCGAAGCGCAGCGCCTGGTCCTGGATGTACTGGACGCTGTCGGCGTCCATGAAGCCGAAGGGCAGCTTGAAATAGAGGCCGGGCTCCG
The Shinella zoogloeoides DNA segment above includes these coding regions:
- a CDS encoding GNAT family N-acetyltransferase; its protein translation is MIITTTTRLTLRNWEEKDRELFHEINSDPVVMEFFPFLRTRAQSDELFERLRDIIAQTGLGFFALANRVTDEAIGFCGLSRLTDRLEPFVPAGAVEIGWRLARRHWGKGYVTEAAERLLEFGFEDKGLEEIVSFAVAGNTRSIAVMKRIGMVAAPDRDFDMPGIEDERAELRRHVLYTLDHVTWQKKNR
- the hflC gene encoding protease modulator HflC — its product is MGNRVPAILIAIGVLLFIAYSSVFVVNERQQAIVLRFGQIKDVKTEPGLYFKLPFGFMDADSVQYIQDQALRFDLDDIRVQVSGGKFYEVDAFVVYKITDARRFREAVSGDREAAEARLRTRLDAALRRVYGLRGFESALSEERASMMREVRGELTNDASNLGLTISDVRIRRTDLTQEVSQQTYDRMKAERLAEAELIRARGNEEGQRRRAIADRQVVEFVAAAQRDSEILRGEGEGERNRVFGEAFSQDPDFFEFYRSMSAYRNSMNSADTTLVLSPRSEFFRFFEDASGQKPAAASGATNGAAATPSTAN
- a CDS encoding aldo/keto reductase, giving the protein MKAELPAVTLPGGRQVPALGLGTWHMGEGDASRAEEAASLRAGLDLGMTVIDTAEMYADGGAEEVVGDAIGGRRDEVFLVSKVLPYNASRTGTVAACEASLRRLGTDHIDLYLLHWRGRHPLAETVEAFEGLKAAGKIGAWGVSNFDEPDMRELLGAAEPARPAANQILYNLARRGIEYDLLRWSQVQGIPLMAYSPLDEGRLIGHPALEEIGRIHNATSAQVALAFLLTRANVIAIPKSGSPDRVRENFKASEIRLTSEDLRLLDEAFPPPTRKRPLEMI
- a CDS encoding ATP-binding protein; its protein translation is MLNNDFQTSLTAGEQDRRDGLAPGNRLLGRVVACNGSRATISAVAEGGETALTELWSVGRLISISVGRNRVVALVYSMAADQQNWIDNRDTVFRIEVELLGEVNVSADGREEFSAGITDYPYLGAIAHRIRASDLAKVYDTGKNDVCVIGKLTQDESLDATIHVPSMLEKHFAIVGTTGVGKSTSVTLLLHKAIQADPSLRVLILDPHNEFASAFGDLAVVIDTDTLDLPFWLFRLEELAEVIFRGRPPVPEEMDILRDLIPEAKRAFRGSNESGVMRRASEKSSITADTPVPFRIADLLALVDERIGRLEGRAEKPHLRSLKVKIMSAINDPRYHFMFSSNTITDTILDTIARIFRIPGEGKPVTTFQLAGIPSEVVNSVASVLCRMAFEIGLWSNGGVHMLVVCEEAHRYVPADPRLGFAPTRQAIARIAKEGRKYGVSLGIITQRPGELDPTILSQCSTIFAMRLANEHDQEIIRSAIPNSSSSTTSFISSIGNGEAIAFGEAVAVPMRMRFSRVESNRLPKAGSSGVKTSEDTPQSVDLRSIVARMRAVSGPDISNFQNAYLASQGQGTTLPTGYEDTPYEDEEDYIETLQAAAPARPAAPPPEPYRPDMLPGAGSVYEPSPQERFDAIRRELAEPQRPAADPYRQPQRPAFGEQQEPRREGSIREQLLKKPLSSLIRR
- a CDS encoding Do family serine endopeptidase; the protein is MALKTRSNVAHAALALAVSLSLGAGPLAVPARAEVKPAGPESVADLAEGLLDAVVNISTSQNVKSDDKAPIPQVPEGSPFQDFFDDFFKGEDGSNQPQTVNSLGSGFVIDPKGFIATNNHVIEGADDIEVNFANGSKLKAKLVGTDPKTDLALLKVEPKAPLKAVPFGDSRTMRIGDWVMAIGNPFGLGGSVTVGIISARGRNINAGPYDNFIQTDAAINRGNSGGPLFNMKGEVIGINTAIISPSGGSIGIGFSVPTELAENIFLQLRDYGETRRGWLGVRIQPVTDDIAESLGMTETKGALVAGVIKGGPVDNGSIMTGDVIVRFDGKDVHEMRDLPRVVAESPVGKAVDVVLLRGGKEMTVKITLGRLEDGEKQADPADEATPDEGTTEEGTAPDTEEQALPKNIETVLGMGIGELDEDARKTFNIVESVKGVVITEVAPGSAAAERGIVPGDVIVEVGQEAVTTAEEVKSRVAKLKSEDRRNVLMMVSNRTGALRYITVRID
- a CDS encoding DUF2065 domain-containing protein; amino-acid sequence: MSDFLTGIAFFLIIEGLVYALAPSVLRRMAQMLPQIPENQLRTSGLVAVALGVLMVWFIRGV
- a CDS encoding acetolactate synthase 3 large subunit produces the protein MSGTENQMTGAEIVLQALKDNGVEHIFGYPGGAVLPIYDEIFQQEDIEHILVRHEQGAGHMAEGYARSTGKVGVMLVTSGPGATNAVTPLQDALMDSIPLVCLTGQVPTTLIGSDAFQECDTVGITRPCTKHNWLVKDVNDLARIIHEAFRVAQSGRPGPVVVDIPKDVQFATGTYTPPSDAPIQKSYQPKVQGDANQIAAAVSLMKSARRPIIYSGGGVVNSGPEASRLLRELVEITGFPITSTLMGLGAYPASGKNWLGMLGMHGSYEANMAMHDCDVMVCIGARFDDRITGRLNAFSPNSKKIHIDIDPSSFNKNVRVDVPILGDVGNVLEDMVRQWRAGAKDYDKAVQADWWTSIAKWRARNSFAYTPSPDVIMPQYAIQRLYELTKDRDTYITTEVGQHQMWAAQFYGFEQPNRWMTSGGLGTMGYGFPAAIGVQVAHRDSLVIDIAGDASIQMCIQEMSCAVQYNLPVKIFILNNQYMGMVRQWQQLLHGNRLSNSYTEAMPDFVKLAEAYGGVGIACDKPADLDAAIQEMIDVKRPVIFDCRVANLANCFPMIPSGKAHNEMLLPDEATDEAVANAIDAKGRQLV
- the ilvN gene encoding acetolactate synthase small subunit produces the protein MNAHLQPTGSAYFIAKETQVAESHTLSVLVDNEPGVLARVIGLFSGRGYNIESLTVSETEHEAHLSRITIVTRGTPGVLEQIKSQLERIVPVHRVVDLTVRAKVLGQERPIEREVALVKVVGSGEMRQETLRLADAFHAKVVDATTEHFILEITGKSSKIDQFVAIMKPLGLVEVCRTGIAAMNRGPQGM
- the serB gene encoding phosphoserine phosphatase SerB, encoding MAFVATLVANPSNPVLTPAIAEKAADAVKASGLYWLADGIACDIALRDDSDIHATRDAILAVIAGAPIDLAVQEAETRRKKLLIADMDSTMIGQECIDELAAEVGLKDKVAAITARAMNGEIAFEPALRERVALLKGLPVSVIGEVIEKRITLTPGGRELISTMKAKGYYTALVSGGFTVFTSRIAETLGFDENRANILLDADGRLTGEVAEPILGKQAKVDALVEISARLGISPEEAMAVGDGANDLGMLHLSGAGVALHAKPAVAAEAKIRIDHGDLTALLYLQGYRKSDFMTG
- the miaA gene encoding tRNA (adenosine(37)-N6)-dimethylallyltransferase MiaA — translated: MMRNLDRMRDAILITGPTASGKSALAVRLAAEHGGVVVNADSMQVYDTLNVLTARPQPEDMGGIEHRLYGHVPAGAAYSTGDWLREATALVGELRARGKLPVFVGGTGLYFRALTGGLSDMPVISDDVRERLRARLAAEGSEALHKELAERDAETARRLMPGDGQRILRALEVLETTGRSIAHFQAAAGPAVIDAARAEKIVVLPDRAVLAARIDRRFAGMLKTGAVEEVKALLALELSPAMPVMKAIGVPQIAAMLAGDMSEAQVIERGAAATRQYAKRQMTWFRNQLDESWRRIDPLASSA